From Corallococcus caeni:
CAGCCGCCGCTTCGCCGGACGCGGCCGGTCCGTGGGCAGTTGGAGCGCGGGGGGCGGCGGCAGCAGGCGGCTTCGCCAGAACTCGCGGTGGCGCAGGCCCTCCTCGGACGCGAGCATCCGCTCCTGCCACGCGACGAAGTCCGCGTAGGTGGCGGACAGCGGCACGAGCGCCGCGTCCCCGTGCGTCCGCTCCGCGCGGTAGAGCGCCTCCAGGTCCCTCACGAGGAGCTGGAGCGAGCTTCCGTCCATGACCAGGTGGTGCGCCGCGAGCACCAGCAGCGGTTCGCGGCCCGGCCGCTGCACCAGGTGCACCCGCGCGAGCACATCCCGCGAGAGGTCGAACGGCTTGAAGCCCAGTCGCGCCAGGAAGGCCTGTTCGTCTTCCGGCGACGCAGCGGGCAGCGCGTGGATTTCGAACGGCACCTCCGACGACGCGGGAGCCATCGCCAGCAGGGGCTGGGCGTCCTCCACCACGACGCGGGCGCGGAGGCTGGGATGCCGGGCCCAGAGCCGCTGGAGCGAGGCCTTCAGCGCGGCGACGTCCAGCGTGCCCCGGATGCGGAAGGCGCACGGCACGTTGTAGGCACTGCTCTCCGGGGAGAGCTGCTGGATCATCCACAGGCCCAGCTGTCCCGCGGACATCGGATGACGGGAGGGGCCGGGCTTCACCTCCACGGCGACGGTCCGCTCACGCACGGGCGTGGGCAGTGAGACTGGAGCCGGTGGCGGTGTGGGGACCACCGTGGCCACCATCCCCGCGCCCATCTCCCGAGCGACGAGCTCCGCCAGCCGCCGGAGCGTGCCGGCTTCGAGGAGCGCCGCGTTGGTGAGCTCGACGCCGTGGGTTTCTTCCAGGCGGCGGAGCAGCCGGGCACCAATCAGCGAGTTGAAGCCATAGACCATCAGCTCCTCGTCGGGATGGAGCGTGGCTTCCGGCAGCTTCAGCAGCGAAGCGATCATCCCGCGAAGGACAGGCAGCACGCCCTCCGTCGGCACGGCGGCGAGAGACTGGGCCGTAGCGGACGCGGGCGAAGCGTCCAACGCCGTAGCGGAGGACCGCAGCGCGGGTGAACCTTCCGGTGCTGCGGCGGAAAAGCGCGCCGAGGCGGGTACTGGGGAGCCTTCCAGCGTTGCGGCGGAGAGGCGCGGCGCGACGGGTGCTTGCGCCAGCGAACCTTCCGGCGATGCGGCGTCGCTCCACGGTCCGCCTTCCGACCAGTAGCGCTCACGGGCGAAGGGATACGTCGGCAGCGGGATCCGCCGGGTCTCCGCGCCATGCGCCCCGCGCCAGTCCAGCGCGTAGCCCTTCACGTACAGACCGGCCACCACGCTCATGCGGCGCCAGGCTTCGGCCTCCGCCATGGGCGCGCGCGAACCGGCCAGCAGGGTGTTGCCCAGCGTGAGCAGTCCGGCGTCCTTGCGCGCGGCGGGCTGCGCTCCCGCAGTGGACACCCACAGCCCCTCCGGCCTTTCGCCGCGCAGCGCCGCGTCGAGCAGGTCCTTCAGGTGGCCCGTGCTCCGCGCCAGGAAGGCGGCGCGCAGGGCGAAGTGGGTGCGGCCCACCTGGAGCGTCAGCGCGAGGTCGTCCAGCCTTGCCTGGGCTCCTTCCGTGTCCAGCCACGTCCGCAGGTCCGCCATCCGCTGCCGCAGCGCCTGCTCCGAGTGCGCGGACACGGGGAGGACGTGGAGCCGCTGCGCCGTGGGCGCCGGACGCGCGGGAAGCTCCGGGGCCTCCTCCACCACGAGGTGCGCGTTGGTGCCGCTGAAGCCGAACGAGCTGAGCGCGGCCCGGCGCGGCTGGCCGTCGGTGCGCCACTCACGCGTCTCCGTGTTGACGAAGAAGGGCGTGCTGGGGAAGTCCAGGTGCCGGTTCGAGCGCGTGTAGTGCAGCGATGGCACCAGCGTGCGGTGCTGGAGGCACAGCAGGACCTTGATGAGGCCCGCCACGCCCGACGCCTCCATCGTGTGCCCGATGTTCGTCTTGATGGAGCCGATGGCGCAGAACTGCTTCCGGCCGGTGTGCTGGCGGAAGGACTCCGTGAGCGCCTGGAGCTCGATGGGGTCGCCCAGCTTCGTGCCGGTGCCGTGCGCCTCCACGTAGCCGATGGTGTCCGGGTGCACGCCGGAGCGCTCGTAGACCTCCAGCTCCAGGGCGCGCTGCGAGGGCGCGCTGGGCGCGGTGATGCCGTTGGTCCTGCCGTCCTGGTTGATGCCCGAGCCCCGGATGATGCCGTGGATCCGGTCCCCGTCCGCCAGTGCCTGATCCAGGCGCTTGAGCACGACGACGCCCACGCCCTCCCCCGTCACGATGCCGTCCGCCGCGTCGTCGAAGGTCCGGCACCGGCCCTGGGGCGACAGGATGCCCGCCTTGCCGAGCACCACGTGGGTGCGCGCCGTCAGCATCAGCGCGATGCCGCCCGCGATGGCCATGTCGCACGAGCCGCTCCGGATGCTCTCGCACGCCAGATGGACGGCGACCAGCGAGGACGAGCACGCGGTGTCCACCGGGACGCTCGCGCCCCGGAGGTTCAGCAGGTACGACAGCCGGGCCGGGAGGATGGCCGCGCTGTTGCCGCTCAGCGTGAACGCGTTGAGCTCCTGTCCCTGGAGCTTCTGGACGTACTCGCCCTCCTTGCAGCCCACGAAGACGCTGCAACGCCGGCCCTCGAGCGTGCCCGCCGCGCAGCCTGCGTCCTCCAGCGCCTTCCACGCCTCCTCCAGGAAGAGGCGGTGTTGGGGATCCATCCACTCCGCTTCGAGCGGGGAGATGTTGAAGAAGAGCGGATCGAACCGATCCACGTCGTCGATGAAGCCGCCCCACCGGCTGACGCTCTTGTTGTGCGCGTCCGGATCCGGGGCGTACCAGCGGGCGTGGTCCCACCGCTCGCGCGGCACCTCCTGGATGGAGTCCCGGCCCTCGACGAGGTTGCGCCACAGCTCGCGCACGTCCCGCGCGCCGGGGTAGCGGGCGGAGAGGCCCACCACCGCGATGGGCTCCTGGCGGCTCATGACGCGCCCCCGACGAAGCGCTCCACCGCGTCGAGGTTCAGCTCCCCTGCCTCGATGCGGTCCAGCAGGCCCAGGAGCCCGTCGTCACCGGCCGGTGCCGGTTCAGGCTTCGCCTGCACGACGATGGGGGTCCCCGCGGAGACAGGCTCCGGCGCTGGCGCGGGCCGTGCTCCCGGATCGGCGGCCGGGAAGGTGGCGCGGATGTGCTCGGCCAGCTTCGAGACGCTCGCGTAGTTGAAGAGGTCCGTGGAGCGCAGCGCGATGCCGAGCGCCGCGTTGATGCGCTCGATGATGCTGACGGCGAAGATGGAGTCCACGCCGAAGTCCTGGAACGGCTTGGACGGATCCAGCTGGACGGCGCCGTTCGCGACGACGGCCTCCACGCACGAGGCGATCACCGACTCCAGGTCCGGCCGTGCGCCCCTCGGCGTGGAGACCGGAGTCCCCTGCCCCACGCTGGCATGGCCGTTCGTCACCACGCTCGGCGACACGGTGGCGGGCGCGGACAGGGTCCTCGCGGCGGTGGCGAGGCTCCGGCGGTCGCGCTCGCCGATGATGATGTTCTGCCCCAGGTCGGAGCGGTGCTGATCCGGGTGGCCCAGCACGACGACCTTCGGGAAGCCCTCGGCGCCCAGCACGGAGCGCCACTGGTCGCTGCTGAGCAGCGGCGCGTCCTGGAGCCGCAGGTCGTCCTTGAAGCGCCACCAGCCGGGCAGCAGGCCGAAGGCCACCGTGGAGAAGTCGTGCACGGTGGTGACCTCGTTGAGGAGCAGCCAGCCACCGGGGCGCAGCAGCGTCTTCACGTTGCGCAGCGTCTGGCGCAGCTCCTCGGTCGCGTGCAGGACGTTGGCGGCGAGCACCACGTCGTAGGCGCCCGCCGCGTAGCCCTGCGGCACCACGTCCTTCTCGATGTCCAGCACCGAGTACTCCATGAACCCGTAGCGGAAGTTCTCGCGGCCGTACTGGACGAACGAGCGCGACACGTCCGTGTACGTGTAGACGATGCGGTCCGCGTACTGGCTCAGCGCCTTCAGGGCCAGGTCGGTGGTGCCGCCCGTGCCGGCGCCCACCTCCAGGATGCGGATCTTCCCACCGTCGGGAAGCTGCGCGAGCCGCTCGGCGACGTACTGGCGCAGGCTGTCTGCGACCAGCGCGTTGAAGTAGTCCGCGACGGGGTTGCCCTTGTACATGGGGCCCATCAGCCGCATCGACGACTGGGGGAACAGCAGGTCCGTGGCGGGAATCTCCCCGCGCAGCACCTCGCCGTAGCGTTCCGAGCACGCCCACATGATGGCGACGTGCGGAGCGGTCATCGGCGCCTGCGCGACCAGGCGCTCACCGCGAGCCTGGAGGCTCTGCCGCTCCAGGTGCGGCGCGGCCGCGTCCAGCGCGGGCAGCGTGGTGACGTCCGCTCCGGCCAGCTGGACGTAGCCGGCCCGGGCCAGGATGTTCAGCAGCGCGGAGAACAGGCGCGTGTAGCCCGGCGCGACACGGAGCTTCGTGCGCAGGCCGTCCACCGTGTACCGCTCGCCCGAGCGGAGGAGGACGCCCATGCGCTGGAAGAAGCCCAGCAGCATGAGCGAGTTGAAGCGCTCATAGTCCTCGCGGCTCGCGGGCGGAGGCAGCTCGCGCACCGTGCTGTCGCGCAGCGCCTGCTCCACGCGCGGCGTGAGCAGCGACACGGCCTCCTGCGTGACGGGACGCGACTCCGGGAACCAGTGGCGCACCCGCGCGAACGGGTACGTGGGCAGCGACACCTTCCGGGGCCGCTCCGCGCCGTGGAGCGTGCGCCAGGGCAGCTCCACGCCCATGCTCCAGAGCTGCGCCAGCGTGGAGAGCTGCCGCTCCTCCATCGCGACCTGGAGGAAGGCCGTGCCTGCGCGGCCCTCGGAGAGTAGGCCCGCGAGCGGCAGGGCCGCGTCCACCTTGCCGGTGAAGAGGCCCGGGGCCGTCTGCCCCTGGGCGAAGCGGGTCAGCGCGTCGATGGCCTCGGTCACGTCCCGGGCCACCACCGCCAGCCGCTCCGGCATTGCTTCGCGGCCCACCTGGAGGGTGTACGCCACGTCGGAGAGCGAGACGGGCGTGCCCTCCGGGAGGACCTCCACGCTGGCGCCGCGCTGACGCTCCGCCAGGTGCCGCTCCAGCGACGCCAGGGTCGGGCACTCGATGAAGAGACGCGGGCGCACCTCGACGTCCAGCCGGCGGCCAATCTCATCCGCGAACGCCGCGAGCTGGACCACGTCGAAGCCGGCCTCCTCGAAGGGGCGCTCCGGATCCAGGGCCGAGGCCGGGACGTCCAGGATGCTCGCGGCGGCCTCCAGCAGCGCCTCGCGGATGCGTGAGCTGTCTCCCCTTGCCGCGCTGGGACGGGAGGGCTGCTGACGGCGCAGCAGGTCCGCGAGCCGCGTGGCGGCGGCCTTCAGGGCCTCCGGCGTCCGGGCCGACAGCGGGAGGAGCTGCGGGCCGTGCGCGGCGGAGGGCGCGGGCTGCTCGGGCGGGGCTTCGATGAGCAGGTGCGCGTTGGTGCCGCTGAAGCCGAAGGAGCTGACGGCCGCCCTGCGGGGCGCCGACGGCGCGGGCTCCCAGGGCTTCAGCCGCGTGTTGACGACGAAGGGGCTGTTCTTGAAGTCGATGAACTCGTTGGGCGTGTCGAAGTGGAGCGACGGGGGGATGGCCCCGTGCCGCAGCGACAGCAGCACCTTCAGCACGCCCGCGATGCCGGCCGCGGCGATGGTGTGCCCGACGTTCGTCTTCACCGAACCGAGCGCGCAGTAGCCGCGCTTGTCCGTCCAGCGCCGGAACGCGTCCGTGAGCGCCTTGACCTCGATGGGGTCGCCCAGCCGCGTGCCCGAGCCGTGGGCCTCCACGAAGGTGATGGTCGCCGGGTCGCAGCCCGCCGCCTCGTAGACGGACGCCTCCAGCTCCGTCTGGGACGCGGCGCTGGGTGCGGTGATGCCGTTCGTCTTGCCGTCCTGGTTGATGGCGGAGGCGCGGATGACGCCGTGGATCTGATCGCCGTCGCGCAGCGCCGCCTCCAGCGGCTTGAGGACGACGACGCCCACGCCCTCGCCCGGCACGAAGCCGTTGGCACCCGCGGCGAACGACTTGCACTTGCCGTCCACCGACAGCATCTGCGCGTTGCTCGCGTAGATGTGGAAGTTGGGCATCGTGGAGACGTAGACGCCGCCCGCGAGCGCCATCTCCGTCTCACCGGCGAGCAGGCTCTGGCAGGCCAGGTGGATGGACACCAGCGACGAGGAGCAGGCCGTGTTGATGGCCATGCTCGGGCCCTTCAGGTTGAGGAAGTACGCGATGCGCGCCGCGAGGATGGACGTGTCGTTGCCCCAGATGGCCTGGGCCTCGCGCTTGATGCCGGCCTGGGCCATGCGCAGGCCGTAGTCGCCCACGTCGACCCCGACGTAGACGCCGCAGCGCTTCTCCGACATGGACCGCGCCGCGTAGCCCGCGTCCTCCAGCGCCTTCCACGCCTCCTCCAGGAACACGCGCTGCTGCGGGTCGGACAGGTCCGCCTCGCGCCCCGCGATGTTGAAGAAGGCCGCGTCGAACTTGTCGATGTCGTCGAGCACCGCGCCGTAGCGGCAGTTCGTCGCGTCGAGGTTGCGCGGATCCGGGTCGTAGTACGCGTCGATGTCCCAGCGGTCCTTGGGAATCTCGCCGACCAGGTTGTCGCCCGCGGCCAGCCGCTTCCAGAAGGTGTCCAGGTCGGGCGCACCGGGGAAGCGCCCGGACATGCCGATGACGGCGATGGAGCGCGAGGACGGACGGGACGCGGGGGCCTCACGCACCGGCTGTGCCTGGGGCGCGGGAGGGGGCACCGTCGCGAGGACCGGCCTCGGAGCTTCCACTTGCGGCCGGGGCGCGTACGCGGGCGGCGGCTCCGGGTTGACGAAGACCGGTTCAGGCTCCCGCGCGGGCGGCGCCACCGCGGCGGCCTGGGGCTTCGCCGCGTCGAGGAGGGACAGGATGTGGCGGGCCAGGGCGCGGACGCTCGAGTAGTCGAAGACGACCGTGATGGGCAGTTCGAGGTCGAACGCCTCGCTGATCCGTTCGATCATCCCGGCGCCGGTGATGGAGTCGACGCCGTAGTCCGAGAACGGCACCTCCGGGTTGATGACGTCCGAGCTGACGCTGAGCGCCTCGCTGGTGAGCTGGCCGATGCGGCGCTCCACCTCCGCGAGCGACGGCCCCGTCCGCACGGGCACCGCCTGCGGTGGCGGACGGGCCTCCACGGGTGCGCGGACCGGCTCCGGGGGCCGGGCGACCTCGCGCCCCTGCGCCGGACGGCGGCCCGCGACCGCGACGGGCTCCTCCTGGGAGACGCCCAGCTTCGCCAGCGCCTCCAGTGAGCCCTTGAAGGCGACCACCTGGGGCGCGCTGCTCGCGAGCACCTGGCGCAGGGCCTCCAGACCCTCGGCGACCTCGATGGAGTGCACGCCACGCAGCTCCATGGCGCGCTGGTACTTCGGATCCGTGACGGCGCCCACGGAGCCCCAGTAGCCCCAGTTGACGACGCTCACGGGGAAGCGCGCGGAGCGGCCCAGCCACCCGGCGAAGGTGTCCTGGAACAGCGAGGCCGCGGCGTAGTTGCCCTGCCCCGCGTTCCCCGAGAAGGACTGGATGGACGAGAAGAACACCAGGAAGTCGAGCGGCTCGTCCTTCAGCACCTGGGCCAGCACCGCGCTGCCCCGGACCTTGGCATCCATCGCCTCCACGAACGCCGTGACGTCCATGCGCTCGATGGGCGCGTCGCGGAGGACCAGCGCGGAGTGCACCACGCCATGGACCGCCCCGAAGCGCGCCTTCGCCTGGGCCATCACGTCCCGCATGCTCGCGGGGCGCGTGACGTCCGCGCGGACGTGCAGCACGCGGGCCCCGCGCGCCTCCATCGCCGCGATGCGCTCGCGCTGTCCTTCCGTCAGTGGGCCGCGTCCGGTGAGGACCAGCCGCGCCTGGAAGCGCCCGGCCAGGTCCTCCGCGAGCGCCAGCCCGATGCCGCCCAGGCCGCCGACGATGACGTAGACGCCGCCCTGGCGCAGGACTCCGTCCCCCGCCGCCTCGAGCCTTGCGGGAACGAGCTGCCGGACGTGACGGCGTCCCTCGCGCAAGGCCACGTCCAGACGGCCCTTGTGCTCAGGCTCCGCGACCAGCTGGGAGACGAGGACGCCCGGGGCATGGAGCGCGTCGCGCGCCCCCACGTCGATGCAGCTCACCGCCAGTTGCGGGTGTTCCTTCGCCAGTGACTTGCACAGGCCGTGGAGGCTGGCGCCGGACGGACGCGCCTGCTCCGTGCCGGTGACGGGGAACGCGTCCGCGGTGACGACCACCAGCTCCAGACGCTGCTGGAGCACGCCCAGCCGCGACAGGCCCTTGAGCATCCGGAACAGCGCCAGCACGCCGCGCTCCTGGCTGGCCTCCAGCGCCTCCACGTCCTCCAGCGCGGCCGCTCGCGCGTCGATGCCCGCGAGGAAGTAGAGCCGCCGGGGCTGCCCTGCCTCGTTCCACCACGCCTCGACGCCGGCCTCGTCCGCGCTGGACCACTCCCAGCGGCCCTCGGCCTCGCGCCGGGTGCGCGCTCCCAGGCGGACCCGCAGCACGCCCGCGCGGGCATGGACCGCAGCCAGGCCGTCCTCCAGGCCCAGGCTGTCCGCCCCCGCGACGATGACCGCGCGCCCCAGTTCCCGGTCCTGCGCCGGCAGCGGCGCCTCCGCCCAGCGGGGCAGGTAGAAGAAGCTCTGCGGCCGCGCCTTGCGCTCGCGGAAGCCCAGCTCTCGCAGCTCGACGCATACCTCGCCCTGCTCATCCAGCAGCGCGACGTCGAAGCGCGCGGGGTCCTGCATCCGCACCCGCGCATACGCCCTGCCCGACGCCGGCAGCGGGCGACGCACGTCCACGCCTCCCAGCGAGAAGGGCAGCATCAGCGCGCCGGAAGACGACGTGAGCGCGGCGACGGCCTGCGCTGCCGCGTCCAGCAGCTGTGGCGGGAGGCTCCAGCGGCTGCCCTCCGGCGCGGTGCCCTCCAGGCGGCCCAGGGCCTCGCTTGCGTCGCTCCACACCTCGCGCAGGGCGCGGAAGGTGGGGCCGTAGTGGATCCCCATCCGGGCGAAGCGCTGGTGCAGCACCTCGCCGTCGACGTGGTGCGTGCTCCGGGCCTGGAACGGACGGAGCGCGAACGGTTCGGAGCCCGCGCGCTCGACCGCCGCCTCGATGCGTCCCTTGCAGTGCAGGACCGCGTCGTCGCCCTCGCCGGAGCGGACCTCGAAGAGGGCGTGGGCGCCCTTCTCCTCCAGCGTGGTCCACAGCACCTTCTGCCCACCGTCGAGGACGCAGGGCTGGAGCCAGAGCACCTGCGAGAGGGACACCGGCCCCTCGCCGTGCGAGGCCGCGAAGGCCTCACGGGCCAGTTCGAGGTAGGCCATGCCCGGCAGCACGCCCGCGCCGTTCACGCGGTGATCCGCCACCAGCGGCGACGAGGCCTCCAGCACCGTGCGGCGACGGACGGCCGCTGCCGGTGCCTGCACGGTCCGGGGCGCTTCGGGGAGGGCCGCGCCCATGACGGGCGTGACCCAGTGACGCTCCTGCGCGAAGGGGTACGTGGGCAGCGGCACGCGCAGGTGGGGACCCGGGAACAGCGCCGCCCAGTTCAACGGCGCGGCCTTCACGTAGAGCGACGCCAGCGAGGAGAGCTTCTCCTGGGCCCCTTCCCCGACCTGCGCGTCCGGCGAGGCCAGCTCCGCCATCAGCGTGCGGCCCAGCTCCTTGAGGAGCGGATCCACCTTCCGCCCCGCTTCCTGCGGGTCGGACGTGAACTGGTACGGCACCTCGCGTCCCGCCAGGGCCGCCTCGATGCCGTCGAGCAGCTCGCGGTGGCTGCGCACCACGAACGCCGTGCGCGCCTTGTGGTGGGCCCGCCCCACGAGCAGCGTGTAGGCGATGTCGCCCAGCCGGTGCGACTCACCGTGGCGGCGAAGCCAGGTGGCCATGTCCTCCAGCCGCCGCATCAGGGCCTCCTCCGTCTTGCCGGAGAAGACGACGAGGCGCGCGGTGCCCCTCGCCTCCCGGGGCACGGAGGCCCGCGCGGGGGGCTCCTCCAGCAGGACGTGCGCGTTGGTGCCGCTGAAGGCGAAGCCGCTGAGGGCCGCGCGGCGGGGACCGTTGCCGGGCACGGTCCAGTCGCGCAGCGTGGTGTTCACGACGAACGGCGTCGCGGCGAAGTCGATGTTGCTGTTCTGCCGCTCGAAGTGGAGAGAGGGCGGCAGCTGCCGGTGCTGGAAGGACAGCAGGACCTTGATGAGGCCGGCCACGCCCGCGGCGGCGGACGTGTGGCCCAGGTTCGACTTCACCGACCCGAGGAAGCAGAACTGCTTGCGGTCGGTGTAGCGCGAGAAGGCCTCCGTGAGCGCCTCCACCTCGATGGGGTCGCCCAGCTTCGTGCCCGTGCCGTGCGCCTCCACGTACGTCACGGACTCCGGGCTGATGCCGGCGCGCTGGTAGACCTGGAGCTCCAGCTCCGTCTGCGCGTCCGAGCTGGGCGCGGAGATGCCGTTCGTCTTGCCGTCCTGGTTGGTCCCGGAGCCCCGGATGACGCCGTACACGTGGTCGCCGTCACGGAGCGCGTCCGCGAGCCGCTTGAGGACGACGACGCCCACGCCCTCGCCGGGGACGAAGCCGTCCGCCCGGTCGTCGAAGGCGCGGCAGCGCCCGTTGGGCGAGAG
This genomic window contains:
- a CDS encoding amino acid adenylation domain-containing protein, whose amino-acid sequence is MSRQEPIAVVGLSARYPGARDVRELWRNLVEGRDSIQEVPRERWDHARWYAPDPDAHNKSVSRWGGFIDDVDRFDPLFFNISPLEAEWMDPQHRLFLEEAWKALEDAGCAAGTLEGRRCSVFVGCKEGEYVQKLQGQELNAFTLSGNSAAILPARLSYLLNLRGASVPVDTACSSSLVAVHLACESIRSGSCDMAIAGGIALMLTARTHVVLGKAGILSPQGRCRTFDDAADGIVTGEGVGVVVLKRLDQALADGDRIHGIIRGSGINQDGRTNGITAPSAPSQRALELEVYERSGVHPDTIGYVEAHGTGTKLGDPIELQALTESFRQHTGRKQFCAIGSIKTNIGHTMEASGVAGLIKVLLCLQHRTLVPSLHYTRSNRHLDFPSTPFFVNTETREWRTDGQPRRAALSSFGFSGTNAHLVVEEAPELPARPAPTAQRLHVLPVSAHSEQALRQRMADLRTWLDTEGAQARLDDLALTLQVGRTHFALRAAFLARSTGHLKDLLDAALRGERPEGLWVSTAGAQPAARKDAGLLTLGNTLLAGSRAPMAEAEAWRRMSVVAGLYVKGYALDWRGAHGAETRRIPLPTYPFARERYWSEGGPWSDAASPEGSLAQAPVAPRLSAATLEGSPVPASARFSAAAPEGSPALRSSATALDASPASATAQSLAAVPTEGVLPVLRGMIASLLKLPEATLHPDEELMVYGFNSLIGARLLRRLEETHGVELTNAALLEAGTLRRLAELVAREMGAGMVATVVPTPPPAPVSLPTPVRERTVAVEVKPGPSRHPMSAGQLGLWMIQQLSPESSAYNVPCAFRIRGTLDVAALKASLQRLWARHPSLRARVVVEDAQPLLAMAPASSEVPFEIHALPAASPEDEQAFLARLGFKPFDLSRDVLARVHLVQRPGREPLLVLAAHHLVMDGSSLQLLVRDLEALYRAERTHGDAALVPLSATYADFVAWQERMLASEEGLRHREFWRSRLLPPPPALQLPTDRPRPAKRRLEGRVHATTLPLELALDTRRLGATQRIYPFSLFLAAFKALLHRYTQQEDLAVGVPVAGRPRTEFEDVVGYFVNVVCVRSRVASDLPFLDYARALQSTHLEAQEHADFPFTEMVREAGGARDRGLMPLIQAQFVYQNWLAQDGLGTGASDGLALDAILDLQQQGEFDLSLELVETEGRVHAFFKYAPDLFDAATVERMATHYEALLRSALRDPRQPIGALELLGPVERYQLETEWRRTARPFPREKCVHELFEERVAHGPEDVAVTFEGRLLTYGELNTRANRLAATLRQAGVGPDSIVGIVAERSLELMVGLYGVLKAGGAYLPVDPRYPADRIRYMLDDSRTDVVLVSDARFTPEGFTGRVFDLRDAATFSGDGANLAPRARPDSLAYVIYTSGSTGRPKGAMLEHRGLINRLKWMQNRYPLSRGDVILQKTPYTFDVSVWELFWWSLEGASVALLAPGAERDPRQVADAIAREQVTVLHFVPSMLGVFLEYARTLDDVSSLSSLRQVFASGEALTVSQVERFNTLLHRQNGTRLANLYGPTEASIDVSYFDCSEQQTHERIPIGRPIDNIQLFVLDRGGRMQPIGVPGELCIAGVGLARGYLHNPTLTAERFVAHPFAPGERLYRTGDLARWLPDGNLEYLGRLDRQVKVRGLRIELGEIEAALCALPGIQQSFVVAMPAPEGAGHDRVVAYWAGDAAQPYTPEALRKLLGQRLPEYMVPSAFLRLPALPQTAHGKVDTRALPPVEQGTASDEASRGEDARPGLEGTIAGIVRQLLGGRAVGRKQNFFDLGCHSLQLAQAAIRLGAALGRDVPVVALFEHPTVEALARHLSPGAQERGLAESARRGQRQRRMLAALAARPEDPRA